The following are encoded together in the Plasmodium vinckei vinckei genome assembly, chromosome: PVVCY_12 genome:
- a CDS encoding DnaJ protein, putative — translation MSDWGINELGNWVSNSISQLSANITSNVSSTLSPIIPTAVEEPPASSVLPNPNNKLFLNLHTESDNSNDSDDSDNSIILNNSNNSKDSDDSDDSYDNNYDAYDYKLGYYLTQEEREQRKQNFIQQSMASIPDEYEDILTYTPSHRKPTTATHKNKNDGTCKKKPPTVNYSASRKGDNTHRRSDNANRRSESTSRQSESANRRGESMNRRNDSANRRSDSMNRRNDSANRRSDSANRRGGSTSKKSDKGKAPKKNTEEFQEGNNFLNNLGLNSLFSYGDTSAHCNEYKTGYNLDLEAQRMLHDSLTYDAYLKQNKKGNGSSTPRNLFQRGQSRQRDNDMRICVDTTYYDILEVNPNATQKTIKMNYYKLALRYHPDKNPNDDEAKLKFQKINEAYQVLSDEEKREEYDQYGLNATNGMFMLDPSVLFVLLYSSEELKDYIGTLRIAYYIQMIYNSSESIEDLHAVRNIIKKEIDLEQKQREVKLALLLRDKLKLYMEDETAWASKMENELKRSMGSYFSSSILESIGWVYNNVASAYIAEVTTFGGVGAALPTVKAYTRSLQNRIGVARSIISTFVTMRQVASYYDKLNLEEKKEEKEKKKRKENDEEDDKEDNEEEKEKVEDPGEGPSTAQNAENKELDPNDFEGTGDINFGFNISDFLFGGSDTSLNSTDKTKKESKDPEKKRLEKEALREQYQTRTFGTIIKNILSLVLWDIESTTKEVAQKLVRDEGVDINTRLKRAYALKQLGDIMTNLSKTEKDLFDVSNLDISQLFDDLILKAAKKAEEEEASGERQKIDRDRKFSGLKFNKNNSWFD, via the coding sequence atgtcgGATTGGGGGATTAATGAGTTAGGAAATTGGGTATCAAATAGTATAAGTCAATTGAGCGCAAATATTACATCAAATGTTTCATCGACCTTGAGCCCAATAATTCCAACCGCTGTAGAAGAACCTCCTGCTTCATCAGTTCTTCCAAAtcctaataataaattgtttttaaatttgcATACTGAGTCAGATAATTCGAATGATTCAGACGATTCAGACAATTCCATTATtctaaataattcaaacaATTCAAAAGATTCAGATGATTCAGATGATTCATATGATAATAACTACGATGCCTATGATTATAAATTGGGATATTATTTGACACAAGAAGAACGGGAGCAAcgaaaacaaaattttatcCAGCAAAGTATGGCTTCTATTCCAGATGAATATGAAGATATACTTACTTATACCCCATCACATAGGAAACCTACCACCGCcacacataaaaataaaaatgatggaacatgcaaaaaaaaaccaCCAACTGTAAATTATAGTGCAAGTAGAAAAGGTGATAATACACACCGAAGAAGTGATAATGCAAATAGACGAAGTGAAAGTACAAGCAGACAAAGTGAAAGTGCAAATAGACGAGGTGAAAGTATGAACAGGCGAAATGATAGTGCAAATAGACGAAGTGATAGTATGAACAGGCGAAATGATAGTGCAAATAGACGAAGTGATAGTGCAAATAGACGAGGTGGAAGTACAAGTAAGAAAAGTGACAAAGGTAAAgcaccaaaaaaaaatactgaAGAATTTCAAGAaggtaataattttttgaacaATTTGGGATtaaattctttattttcttatGGAGATACATCAGCACATTGCAATGAATACAAAACAGGTTATAATTTAGATCTTGAAGCTCAAAGGATGTTGCATGATAGTTTGACATATGatgcatatttaaaacaaaataaaaaaggaaatggTTCTTCGACCCCACGTAACTTATTCCAAAGAGGTCAGAGTCGACAAAGAGATAATGATATGCGTATATGTGTTGATACTACatattatgatatattagAAGTAAATCCAAATGCAACacaaaaaacaataaaaatgaactattataaattaGCATTAAGATATCATCCAGATAAAAACCCTAATGATGATGAagcaaaattaaaatttcaaaaaataaatgaagcATATCAAGTATTAAgtgatgaagaaaaaagagAGGAATATGATCAATATGGTCTTAATGCAACTAATGGAATGTTTATGTTAGATCCTTCTGTgctatttgttttattatatagctCTGAAGAATTAAAAGACTATATAGGTACTTTAAGAATagcatattatattcaaatgatatataaCAGTTCAGAATCTATTGAAGATTTACATGCTGTtcgaaatataattaaaaaagaaatagatTTAGAGCAAAAACAAAGAGAAGTAAAATTGGCTTTACTTTTACGggataaattaaaattatatatggaaGATGAAACAGCTTGGGCTagtaaaatggaaaatgaGCTTAAAAGATCAATGGGTTCTTATTTTTCAAGTTCTATATTAGAATCTATTGGTTgggtatataataatgttgCATCTGCATATATAGCAGAAGTAACAACTTTTGGAGGTGTTGGTGCAGCTTTACCAACTGTTAAGGCATATACTAGATCTTTACAAAATCGAATAGGAGTAGCCAGATCAATAATAAGCACATTTGTAACAATGCGACAAGTAGCTTCCTATTATGATAAACTAAAtttagaagaaaaaaaagaagaaaaggaaaaaaaaaaaagaaaagaaaacgACGAAGAAGATGATAAAGAAGataatgaagaagaaaaagaaaaagttGAAGATCCTGGAGAAGGACCAAGTACGGCCCAAAATGcagaaaataaagaattagATCCAAATGATTTTGAAGGAACTGgtgatataaattttgGATTTAACATCTCTGATTTTCTTTTTGGAGGAAGTGATACGAGTTTAAATAGTACAGATAAAACTAAAAAAGAGTCAAAAGAccctgaaaaaaaaagattagAAAAAGAAGCTTTAAGAGAACAATATCAAACAAGAACATTTGgtacaataataaaaaatatactttcACTTGTTTTATGGGATATAGAATCAACAACTAAAGAAGTAGCACAAAAGTTAGTACGTGATGAAGGTGTAGATATTAATACTCGATTAAAAAGAGCATATGCTTTGAAACAGTTAGGAGATATAATGAcaaatttatcaaaaaCAGAAAAAGATTTATTTGATGTTAGTAATTTGGATATTAGCCAACTATTTGATGATCTTATTTTAAAGGCAGCCAAAAAAGCAGAAGAAGAAGAGGCATCCGGTGAAAGGCAGAAAATTGATAGAGATCGAAAATTTAGTGGTCTaaaatttaaca